The following are encoded in a window of Miltoncostaea marina genomic DNA:
- a CDS encoding TetR/AcrR family transcriptional regulator → MEEARPSPTPAPASTPRRRGRPRSEAVGEAILEAAARLLGERGYAALTMEGIAAEAGISKPTLYLRYGGKAEVVAAAFARLRMGAAPAPAGDLRADLVAQLRHLRRVYATVGMSVLGVCLAEEEHEPDLIAGLREGSLEPGRRLMRDAMAAARERGEIAADADLDTAVEMAVGAFYAHHLAGTGFDEGWAERVVDALLRGLRPAS, encoded by the coding sequence ATGGAGGAGGCCCGTCCCAGCCCGACCCCCGCCCCGGCCTCGACGCCGCGCCGGCGGGGGCGCCCGCGCTCGGAGGCGGTCGGCGAGGCGATCCTCGAGGCCGCCGCGCGCCTGCTCGGCGAGCGCGGCTACGCGGCGCTCACGATGGAGGGCATCGCGGCCGAGGCGGGCATCTCCAAGCCCACCCTCTACCTGCGCTACGGGGGCAAGGCCGAGGTCGTGGCCGCCGCCTTCGCGCGGCTGCGCATGGGCGCGGCGCCGGCGCCGGCGGGCGACCTGCGCGCCGACCTCGTGGCCCAGCTGCGCCACCTGCGCCGGGTCTACGCCACGGTCGGGATGTCGGTGCTCGGCGTCTGCCTGGCGGAGGAGGAGCACGAGCCCGACCTCATCGCGGGGCTGCGCGAGGGCAGCCTGGAGCCGGGGCGGCGGCTGATGCGCGACGCGATGGCGGCGGCGCGGGAGCGCGGCGAGATCGCCGCCGACGCCGACCTCGACACCGCGGTCGAGATGGCCGTCGGCGCCTTCTACGCGCACCACCTCGCGGGCACGGGCTTCGACGAGGGCTGGGCGGAGCGGGTGGTCGACGCGCTCCTGCGCGGGCTGCGCCCGGCGAGCTGA
- a CDS encoding acyl-CoA thioesterase has translation MTEGAAPPETRMCNVVLPGDTNHMGTLYGGTLMAWMDTAAGVAGMRRAGSPAVVTAAVDGLEFRVAIHAGELVELVAVVESVGRTSMRVRVEAHQEDPVTHARRLCTAGVFTMVAVDEEGRPTPVRAAGDGAPAGGPS, from the coding sequence ATGACGGAGGGCGCCGCACCGCCCGAGACGCGCATGTGCAACGTGGTGCTGCCGGGCGACACCAACCACATGGGCACGCTCTACGGCGGCACGCTCATGGCGTGGATGGACACGGCCGCCGGCGTGGCCGGGATGCGCCGCGCGGGCTCGCCGGCCGTGGTGACCGCGGCGGTCGACGGCCTGGAGTTCCGGGTGGCGATCCACGCGGGCGAGCTCGTGGAGCTGGTGGCGGTCGTCGAGTCGGTCGGCCGCACCAGCATGCGGGTGCGCGTGGAGGCCCACCAGGAGGACCCGGTGACGCACGCCCGGCGGCTCTGCACGGCCGGCGTCTTCACGATGGTGGCGGTCGACGAGGAGGGCCGCCCCACCCCCGTGCGCGCGGCCGGCGACGGTGCGCCCGCGGGAGGCCCGTCGTGA
- a CDS encoding RecQ family ATP-dependent DNA helicase, producing MTGALAGPATADHGIPGAELPLGALAELARWVGAAERAGAEGPEAHARIEALLAELREAWPALGREARALLGRLVTGLVARRPPAGDAAASPSREALPAVLGRLGVRRLRPGQDRAIAAALAGRDALVVMATGSGKSLCYQAPAAALGGLTVVVSPLIALMTDQLGGLLRAGVPAAALHSGLSDDEARAALERARRGELALLYVAPERFHSASFRTAMAAARVELLVIDEAHCVSEWGHEFRPDYRRVGRFRRELRPRATMALTATATPRVRADIARRLELEEPVEVVGGFDRPNLTFDALWAEGRGALARKRRALRAALDGTRGGKAIVYCGTRRLADETADALRADGIAAVAYHAGRSDRDATQEAFTSGAAQVVAATNAFGMGVNVPDVRLVVHLALPDSLEQLYQEAGRAGRDGEPSRHVIVAGPGDEVAIRRRIGAARIDAAQVDALLGRLAARAGADGGFELGRGQVDDETGFRLAMAERVGALEVEAAPGGGRRGRLAAARLSPEHREELDGQVAAELRRRHRALDAAVAYVRGDGCRRRVFLAHFGDPAEPAPEERCCDRCAMPADLAQVATGEAPPGRRAAGIPHQGEALTGPQRALFEALRAWRGRVAKELGWPAFRVASNRTLSAIAQAAPADGRELERVWGVGPWLMEAHAADILAIVATEGARA from the coding sequence GTGACGGGCGCGCTCGCAGGGCCGGCGACGGCCGACCACGGCATCCCGGGCGCGGAGCTGCCGCTCGGCGCGCTCGCCGAGCTCGCACGCTGGGTGGGCGCCGCGGAGCGGGCCGGCGCCGAGGGACCCGAGGCGCACGCCCGCATCGAGGCGCTGCTCGCCGAGCTGCGCGAGGCCTGGCCCGCCCTGGGGCGCGAGGCGCGCGCCCTGCTCGGCCGCCTGGTGACCGGGCTCGTCGCGCGCCGCCCGCCGGCCGGCGACGCGGCCGCGTCGCCGTCGCGCGAGGCGCTGCCCGCCGTGCTCGGGCGCCTCGGCGTCCGCCGCCTGCGCCCGGGCCAGGACCGCGCCATCGCCGCCGCGCTGGCCGGCCGGGACGCGCTCGTGGTGATGGCGACCGGGTCGGGCAAGTCGCTCTGCTACCAGGCCCCCGCGGCCGCCCTCGGCGGCCTCACGGTGGTCGTCTCGCCCCTCATCGCGCTGATGACGGACCAGCTCGGCGGCCTGCTGCGGGCCGGCGTGCCGGCGGCCGCGCTCCACTCCGGGCTGTCCGACGACGAGGCGCGCGCGGCCCTCGAGCGCGCCCGCCGCGGCGAGCTCGCCCTGCTCTACGTGGCGCCCGAGCGCTTCCACTCGGCGTCGTTCCGGACGGCGATGGCCGCCGCGCGGGTGGAGCTGCTGGTGATCGACGAGGCGCACTGCGTGTCGGAGTGGGGACACGAGTTCCGGCCGGACTACCGCCGGGTGGGCCGCTTCCGCCGCGAGCTGCGCCCCCGCGCGACGATGGCGCTCACGGCGACCGCCACGCCCCGCGTGCGCGCCGACATCGCGCGGCGCCTGGAGCTGGAGGAGCCGGTGGAGGTGGTCGGCGGCTTCGACCGCCCCAACCTCACCTTCGACGCCCTCTGGGCGGAGGGGCGCGGCGCGCTCGCCCGCAAGCGGCGGGCGCTGCGCGCGGCCCTCGACGGGACGCGCGGCGGCAAGGCGATCGTCTACTGCGGCACCCGGCGCCTGGCCGACGAGACCGCCGATGCGCTGCGCGCGGACGGCATCGCGGCGGTCGCCTACCACGCCGGCCGCTCCGACCGCGACGCGACCCAGGAGGCCTTCACGAGCGGCGCGGCGCAGGTGGTGGCGGCGACGAACGCGTTCGGGATGGGCGTCAACGTGCCGGACGTGCGCCTGGTGGTGCACCTGGCGCTGCCCGACTCGCTGGAGCAGCTCTACCAGGAGGCGGGGCGCGCGGGGCGCGACGGCGAGCCGTCGCGCCACGTGATCGTGGCCGGGCCCGGCGACGAGGTGGCGATCCGCCGGCGCATCGGCGCGGCGCGCATCGACGCGGCCCAGGTCGACGCGCTGCTCGGCCGGCTGGCGGCGCGCGCGGGGGCCGACGGCGGCTTCGAGCTGGGGCGGGGCCAGGTCGACGACGAGACCGGCTTCCGGCTGGCGATGGCCGAGCGGGTGGGGGCGCTGGAGGTCGAGGCCGCGCCGGGCGGCGGCCGGCGCGGGCGCCTGGCCGCGGCGCGGCTGTCCCCCGAGCACCGGGAGGAGCTGGACGGCCAGGTGGCCGCCGAGCTGCGCCGCCGCCATCGCGCCCTCGACGCGGCCGTGGCCTACGTGCGCGGCGACGGGTGCCGGCGCCGGGTCTTCCTGGCGCACTTCGGTGACCCCGCCGAGCCCGCGCCCGAGGAGCGCTGCTGCGACCGCTGCGCCATGCCGGCCGACCTGGCGCAGGTCGCCACGGGCGAGGCGCCGCCCGGGCGGCGCGCCGCCGGCATCCCGCATCAGGGCGAGGCGCTGACCGGGCCGCAGCGGGCGCTGTTCGAGGCGCTGCGCGCCTGGCGCGGCCGGGTGGCGAAGGAGCTGGGCTGGCCGGCCTTCCGGGTGGCCTCCAACCGCACCCTGTCGGCGATCGCGCAGGCGGCGCCGGCGGACGGGCGCGAGCTGGAGCGCGTGTGGGGGGTGGGCCCGTGGCTGATGGAGGCCCACGCGGCGGACATCCTGGCGATCGTGGCGACGGAGGGGGCGAGGGCATGA
- a CDS encoding YidH family protein — MAEDPVDATRRTRLAAERTYLAWLRGGLTALAVGIGAGAVVPDLANGRHWPFVVLGVGFAALGVGLVAYGLHRHRATERALDRGGYAPLGGRAVTALTLAVGLLGVATVAVLLLEA, encoded by the coding sequence ATGGCCGAGGACCCCGTCGACGCGACCCGCCGCACCCGCCTCGCCGCCGAGCGGACCTACCTGGCCTGGCTGCGCGGGGGGCTCACCGCCCTCGCCGTGGGCATCGGCGCGGGCGCGGTGGTGCCGGACCTCGCGAACGGCCGCCACTGGCCGTTCGTCGTGCTCGGCGTCGGCTTCGCCGCGCTCGGCGTCGGGCTGGTCGCCTACGGGCTGCACCGCCACCGGGCCACCGAGCGGGCGCTCGACCGCGGCGGCTACGCGCCGCTCGGTGGCCGCGCGGTCACGGCGCTGACCCTGGCGGTGGGGCTGCTCGGTGTCGCGACCGTGGCGGTGCTGCTGCTCGAGGCCTGA
- a CDS encoding serine/threonine-protein kinase has protein sequence MQGAAERAANPSRVRRGARPRACWRSTLRLVPGEEFGRYRIEAEIGRGGQAVVYRATQVELDRPVALKVFDEGYLERAGALERFRREAIAAGRLEHPRIVPVYDAGDVEGRAYMSMRLVPGDSLAERIARSGALPPAEAMAVLSDMAEAIDFAHARGTVHRDVKPANILLDPDGTAFLSDFGLVRLDDMPGLTRRGDWLGTAEYVSPEQIEGEGATTCSDIYALAVVAFETLTGRAPFVRREPSAVLLAHVREPVPDASSIATTLPTAVDAVLARGMAKSPDDRHGSAHELVGELRHALGSGRLRPTLVGGATPAALAADGGGDGPGDAPAPPPERPTQAFGDAARRRAMALGRDALVAAAVAAALLIAAAGVGGWLLGASSADESGAEARGFEAGRAEGFTAGRVEGKREGLQQGRAAGMKAGKNEGRKVGLAAGREQGREEGRQEGYASGLAEGRSSALGGLAPGGWYIVQVGQDGDGAVVSSSSPVASDASQCYAVRGDTVLSGEC, from the coding sequence GTGCAAGGAGCGGCGGAACGGGCGGCGAACCCCTCTAGGGTCCGGCGCGGAGCACGTCCGCGCGCATGTTGGAGGTCGACGCTGAGGCTCGTTCCGGGAGAGGAGTTCGGCCGGTACCGCATCGAGGCGGAGATCGGCCGCGGCGGCCAGGCCGTCGTCTATCGCGCCACCCAGGTCGAGCTCGACCGCCCCGTGGCGCTGAAGGTCTTCGACGAGGGCTACCTCGAGCGGGCGGGCGCGCTCGAGCGGTTCCGCCGCGAGGCGATCGCCGCCGGCCGGCTCGAGCACCCGCGCATCGTGCCGGTGTACGACGCCGGCGACGTGGAGGGGCGCGCCTACATGTCCATGCGCCTGGTGCCGGGCGACAGCCTGGCCGAGCGCATCGCCCGCAGCGGCGCCCTGCCCCCCGCGGAGGCGATGGCGGTGCTGTCGGACATGGCGGAGGCCATCGACTTCGCCCACGCCCGCGGCACCGTCCACCGCGACGTGAAGCCCGCCAACATCCTGCTCGACCCCGACGGCACCGCGTTCCTCAGCGACTTCGGCCTCGTGCGGCTCGACGACATGCCCGGGCTGACGCGCCGCGGCGACTGGCTCGGCACCGCCGAGTACGTGTCGCCGGAGCAGATCGAGGGCGAGGGCGCCACCACCTGCTCGGACATCTACGCGCTGGCGGTGGTCGCCTTCGAGACCCTGACCGGGCGGGCGCCGTTCGTTCGCCGCGAGCCGAGCGCCGTGCTGCTCGCGCACGTGCGCGAGCCGGTGCCCGACGCCTCATCGATCGCCACCACCCTCCCCACCGCGGTCGACGCGGTGCTGGCGCGCGGCATGGCCAAGTCGCCCGACGACCGCCACGGCTCGGCCCACGAGCTGGTCGGGGAGCTGCGCCACGCGCTGGGCAGCGGCCGGCTGCGGCCCACGCTGGTGGGCGGCGCGACGCCCGCGGCGCTCGCCGCGGACGGCGGCGGCGACGGCCCGGGGGACGCGCCCGCGCCGCCGCCCGAGCGCCCCACGCAGGCCTTCGGCGACGCCGCCCGGCGCCGCGCCATGGCGCTCGGGCGCGACGCGCTCGTCGCCGCCGCCGTCGCCGCCGCGCTGCTCATCGCCGCCGCCGGCGTGGGCGGCTGGCTGCTCGGCGCGTCGAGCGCCGATGAATCCGGCGCCGAGGCGCGCGGCTTCGAGGCCGGTCGCGCCGAGGGCTTCACGGCCGGGCGGGTGGAGGGCAAGCGCGAGGGGCTCCAGCAGGGCCGGGCCGCCGGGATGAAGGCCGGCAAGAACGAGGGCCGCAAGGTGGGCCTCGCCGCAGGCCGGGAGCAGGGCCGCGAGGAGGGCCGCCAGGAGGGCTACGCCTCCGGGCTCGCCGAGGGCCGGTCCTCCGCGCTGGGCGGGCTGGCGCCCGGCGGCTGGTACATCGTGCAGGTGGGCCAGGACGGCGACGGCGCCGTCGTGAGCTCCTCCTCGCCCGTCGCGTCCGACGCCAGCCAGTGCTACGCGGTGCGCGGCGACACGGTCCTGTCGGGCGAGTGCTGA
- a CDS encoding transposase, with protein sequence MAYPSDLTDDEWRVVCDLLEPAAGRRGRPPAISRRAIADAILHLARTGSPWRYLPSEYPAWGTVWQQFRRWRDAGV encoded by the coding sequence ATGGCCTACCCGAGCGACCTCACCGACGACGAGTGGCGCGTCGTCTGCGACCTGCTGGAGCCCGCAGCGGGCCGGCGGGGCCGTCCGCCTGCCATCTCGCGGCGAGCGATCGCCGACGCGATCCTCCACCTCGCCAGAACGGGGTCACCGTGGCGCTACCTGCCGTCGGAGTACCCGGCCTGGGGCACCGTCTGGCAGCAGTTCCGCCGCTGGCGCGACGCAGGCGTGTAG
- the trpA gene encoding tryptophan synthase subunit alpha, translated as MTEGGARIRAAFAGAGRPLFMPYVLGGYPGPAAGAEVLAAAAAHADLIELGVPFSDPLADGPTIQAAGQRAIEGGTRLEDVIELAAAHRDGPPIVLMTYVNLVLAMGPRAFAERAARAGVAGVIIPDLPIDEGAELREQARRAGISVVPLAAPTTGDARLAEIGRQADGFVYCVAMTGVTGRDVEVGEELRGFLRRARERIEAPLAVGFGVRTPRHVAEIGRLADGVIVGSELIRLIDAAPDAAAASAAVARFCEEAVAALSDPAGVPGP; from the coding sequence ATGACTGAGGGCGGCGCGCGCATCCGGGCGGCCTTCGCGGGCGCGGGCCGGCCCCTGTTCATGCCCTACGTGCTGGGCGGCTACCCCGGCCCGGCGGCCGGCGCGGAGGTGCTCGCCGCCGCCGCGGCCCACGCCGACCTGATCGAGCTGGGCGTCCCGTTCTCCGACCCGCTCGCCGACGGCCCCACCATCCAGGCGGCCGGGCAGCGGGCGATCGAGGGCGGCACCCGGCTGGAGGACGTCATCGAGCTCGCCGCGGCGCACCGCGACGGCCCGCCGATCGTCCTCATGACGTACGTCAACCTCGTGCTGGCCATGGGCCCCCGGGCCTTCGCCGAGCGGGCGGCGCGGGCCGGCGTGGCCGGGGTGATCATCCCGGACCTGCCGATCGACGAGGGCGCGGAGCTGCGCGAGCAGGCCCGCCGGGCCGGGATCTCGGTGGTGCCGCTGGCCGCGCCGACCACCGGCGACGCCCGCCTGGCCGAGATCGGCCGCCAGGCCGACGGGTTCGTCTACTGCGTCGCGATGACCGGCGTGACGGGACGCGACGTCGAGGTGGGCGAGGAGCTGCGCGGCTTCCTGCGCCGCGCGCGCGAGCGCATCGAGGCGCCCCTCGCCGTGGGCTTCGGCGTCCGCACGCCGCGTCACGTGGCCGAGATCGGCCGCCTGGCCGACGGCGTCATCGTGGGCAGCGAGCTCATCCGGCTCATCGACGCGGCGCCCGACGCCGCGGCGGCGAGCGCCGCGGTCGCGCGGTTCTGCGAGGAGGCCGTCGCCGCCCTGAGCGACCCCGCGGGGGTGCCGGGGCCGTGA
- the trpB gene encoding tryptophan synthase subunit beta — MSETRIDEGLVARYGPFGGRYVPETVISALDELSEAYLRHRDDPGFRAELDGLLASYVGRPTPLYRARGLERAWGVERLYLKREDLCHTGAHKINNALGQVLLASRMGKRRIIAETGAGQHGVATATAAALLGLECCVYMGRVDMARQRLNVIRMRMLGAEVRPVDSGIGTLKDALNEAIRDWVTNVRDTHYVIGTAAGPAPYPEIVAELQSVIGTEAREQMLAEAGRLPATVVACVGGGSNAIGIFRGFLDDADVALVGVEAGGEGIESGRHGASLGHGQPGVLHGTYSYLLQDPSGQVAEPHSISAGLDYPGVGPEHSHLRDTGRVRYVSATDAEALAAFAACSRAEGIIPALESSHALAHVQRDGAALGAAGPVLVCLSGRGDKDVDAVGAALGLDD, encoded by the coding sequence GTGAGCGAGACGCGCATCGACGAGGGGCTGGTCGCCCGCTACGGGCCGTTCGGGGGCCGCTACGTCCCCGAGACGGTCATCAGCGCGCTGGACGAGCTGTCGGAGGCGTACCTGCGCCACCGGGACGACCCGGGCTTCCGGGCCGAGCTGGACGGGCTGCTGGCCTCGTACGTCGGGCGCCCGACGCCGCTCTACCGGGCGCGCGGGCTCGAGCGCGCCTGGGGGGTCGAGCGGCTCTACCTGAAGCGCGAGGACCTCTGCCACACCGGCGCCCACAAGATCAACAACGCCCTCGGGCAGGTGCTGCTGGCCTCGCGCATGGGCAAGCGCCGGATCATCGCCGAGACCGGCGCGGGCCAGCACGGCGTTGCGACGGCGACGGCCGCCGCGCTGCTGGGGCTCGAGTGCTGCGTCTACATGGGGCGCGTGGACATGGCCCGCCAGCGGCTCAACGTGATCCGCATGCGGATGCTCGGCGCGGAGGTGCGGCCGGTCGACTCGGGCATCGGCACGCTGAAGGATGCGCTCAACGAGGCGATCCGCGACTGGGTGACCAACGTGCGCGACACCCACTACGTGATCGGCACCGCGGCCGGGCCGGCGCCCTACCCGGAGATCGTGGCCGAGCTGCAGTCGGTGATCGGGACCGAGGCCCGCGAGCAGATGCTCGCCGAGGCGGGGCGCCTGCCGGCGACCGTCGTCGCCTGCGTGGGCGGCGGCTCCAACGCGATCGGCATCTTCCGCGGCTTCCTCGACGACGCCGACGTGGCGCTGGTCGGGGTGGAGGCGGGCGGCGAGGGCATCGAGAGCGGCCGCCACGGCGCCTCGCTGGGGCACGGCCAGCCGGGCGTGCTGCACGGGACCTACTCGTACCTGCTGCAGGACCCGTCCGGTCAGGTGGCGGAGCCGCACTCGATCTCGGCCGGCCTCGACTATCCCGGCGTCGGCCCGGAGCACTCGCACCTGCGCGACACCGGCCGGGTGCGCTACGTCAGCGCGACCGACGCCGAGGCGCTCGCCGCCTTCGCCGCCTGCTCGCGCGCGGAGGGCATCATCCCGGCGCTCGAGAGCTCGCACGCGCTGGCCCACGTGCAGCGCGACGGCGCGGCGCTGGGCGCCGCCGGGCCGGTGCTGGTGTGCCTGTCCGGCCGCGGCGACAAGGACGTCGATGCCGTGGGGGCGGCGCTCGGCCTCGATGACTGA
- a CDS encoding phosphoribosylanthranilate isomerase encodes MPPERVPARRAGAPPAVKVCGVTVPEDARACAALGVWAVGVVFAPGSPRRVDERAAAAVCAALPDDVARVGVFVDAAPAEMAALAGRVGLTHLQVHGATDPAEARAASGLPVIAGVRVDGPAALDRARASAADLVLLDAAVPGLHGGTGTPFDWSLLEDDGLGRPYGLAGGLRAETVGEALERLAPVLVDVSSGVEASPGRKDHDRLRAFLGAVGDAGRRAA; translated from the coding sequence ATGCCGCCTGAGCGCGTCCCCGCCCGCCGGGCCGGGGCGCCGCCCGCCGTGAAGGTGTGCGGCGTGACCGTGCCGGAGGACGCCCGCGCCTGCGCGGCCCTCGGCGTGTGGGCGGTCGGCGTGGTGTTCGCGCCCGGCAGCCCGCGGCGGGTGGACGAGCGGGCGGCCGCGGCCGTGTGCGCGGCGCTGCCGGACGACGTCGCCCGCGTCGGGGTGTTCGTCGACGCCGCCCCGGCCGAGATGGCCGCGCTGGCGGGCCGGGTGGGCCTGACCCACCTGCAGGTGCACGGCGCCACCGACCCGGCCGAGGCCCGGGCCGCCAGCGGGCTGCCGGTGATCGCGGGCGTGCGCGTGGACGGCCCGGCCGCCCTCGACCGCGCCCGCGCGAGCGCCGCCGACCTGGTGCTGCTCGACGCCGCGGTGCCCGGCCTGCACGGCGGCACCGGGACGCCGTTCGACTGGTCGCTGCTCGAGGACGACGGCCTCGGGCGCCCGTACGGCCTGGCCGGGGGGCTGCGCGCGGAGACCGTCGGCGAGGCGCTGGAGCGCCTCGCCCCCGTGCTGGTGGACGTCTCGAGCGGCGTCGAGGCGTCCCCGGGGCGCAAGGACCATGACCGCCTGCGCGCCTTCCTCGGCGCCGTGGGCGACGCCGGACGGAGGGCCGCGTGA
- a CDS encoding sensor histidine kinase — protein MSSLAPSTPQDAVAGLIAVSCCAADPERGHDAIGEVAEALRGATRADLVVVWSHDPREADGRVIALAGPEALPDAALAALARHGLSSRTDLGATEGPLQSALAAAGTPRGVAVPVAPASRGLVVVAGAGPELDHEVRAAALRAGVARIETLIDVLRMRDNLERAMAQILATDERMLGRMGLDIHDGPTQQLSVALLEVQLLEADLADAVEGGMPAPESLRPAVGRIYETVGGALHEMRELIGHLRPAQFEDRRLVDILEDAVVAFESRADCAVTREWVGEFPVNGVSITQRITLYRILQETLTNAQRHGQARAVAVRALEDERGVTMEVTDDGRGFDPEAVQRRRPGMPLARFGLHGMRDRAQILGGSFDIASAPGRGTTVRVFLPRWDGPAPEVPIDAA, from the coding sequence ATGTCGTCGCTCGCCCCATCGACCCCCCAGGACGCCGTCGCGGGCCTCATCGCGGTGAGCTGCTGCGCGGCCGACCCGGAGCGCGGCCACGACGCGATCGGCGAGGTCGCCGAGGCGCTGCGCGGGGCGACCCGGGCCGACCTGGTGGTCGTGTGGAGCCACGATCCGCGCGAGGCCGACGGCCGGGTGATCGCGCTCGCCGGGCCCGAGGCACTGCCCGACGCGGCCCTGGCGGCGCTCGCGCGCCACGGGCTGTCGTCGCGCACCGACCTGGGCGCGACGGAGGGCCCGCTGCAGTCCGCGCTCGCCGCCGCCGGCACGCCGCGCGGCGTGGCGGTGCCGGTGGCGCCCGCCTCGCGGGGGCTCGTGGTGGTGGCCGGCGCCGGCCCCGAGCTCGACCACGAGGTGCGCGCGGCGGCCCTGCGCGCCGGCGTGGCCCGCATCGAGACGCTCATCGACGTGCTGCGCATGCGCGACAACCTCGAGCGCGCGATGGCCCAGATCCTCGCCACCGACGAGCGCATGCTCGGCCGCATGGGCCTCGACATCCACGACGGCCCCACCCAGCAGCTCTCCGTGGCGCTGCTCGAGGTGCAGCTGCTCGAGGCGGACCTGGCCGACGCCGTCGAGGGGGGCATGCCGGCCCCGGAGTCGCTGCGCCCGGCGGTCGGCCGCATCTACGAGACCGTCGGCGGCGCGCTGCACGAGATGCGCGAGCTGATCGGCCACCTGCGCCCGGCCCAGTTCGAGGACCGCCGCCTGGTCGACATCCTCGAGGACGCCGTCGTCGCCTTCGAGTCGCGGGCCGACTGCGCGGTGACGCGGGAGTGGGTGGGCGAGTTCCCGGTCAACGGGGTCTCGATCACCCAGCGCATCACGCTCTACCGGATCCTCCAGGAGACGCTGACCAACGCGCAGCGGCACGGGCAGGCCAGGGCGGTGGCCGTGCGCGCGCTCGAGGACGAGCGCGGCGTCACCATGGAGGTGACCGACGACGGGCGCGGGTTCGACCCCGAGGCGGTGCAGCGCCGCCGGCCGGGCATGCCGCTCGCGCGCTTCGGCCTGCACGGGATGCGCGACCGCGCCCAGATCCTGGGCGGCTCGTTCGACATCGCGAGCGCCCCGGGCCGGGGGACGACGGTGCGGGTGTTCCTGCCGCGCTGGGACGGGCCGGCGCCGGAGGTGCCGATCGATGCCGCCTGA
- a CDS encoding response regulator — protein MVVRVLLADDNARFRATLRRLLERDPDIVVVAEANDGAEAIELAEEVRPDVVLMDVSMPGLDGLEATYALKSSLPDVTVLMLSVGDKEQEIAAGLAGGASEYLVKGGPAGEIVEAIKRYGPVPGTA, from the coding sequence GTGGTGGTGCGCGTGCTCTTGGCGGACGACAACGCCCGGTTCCGGGCGACCCTCCGCCGCCTGCTGGAGCGCGACCCCGACATCGTCGTCGTCGCCGAGGCCAACGACGGCGCCGAGGCGATCGAGCTCGCCGAGGAGGTGCGCCCGGACGTCGTGCTGATGGACGTCTCGATGCCGGGCCTCGACGGCCTGGAGGCCACCTACGCCCTCAAGTCGTCGCTCCCGGACGTCACCGTGTTGATGCTCTCGGTGGGCGACAAGGAGCAGGAGATCGCGGCCGGCCTGGCGGGCGGCGCCTCCGAGTACCTCGTCAAGGGCGGCCCGGCCGGCGAGATCGTCGAGGCCATCAAGCGCTACGGCCCGGTCCCCGGGACCGCCTGA
- a CDS encoding response regulator, with the protein MATTDVQNPPSPTTTPLRVAIADDHRLMLDGIKRALETAPDIKVVGEAMSGEEMLSLVPRVRPDVVILDLRMPKGDGLTTLAALRKDYPDLKIIILSMFEDSEHIDQALHQGASGYVVKSINPLDLPSTVRQVVEGTVYHPRGRAGESGSAPAASAGHPGGLTDRELSILRLVAEGLSNLDIASKLYVTEQTVKFHLSNIYRKLGVGNRTEATRYAYRNGMIE; encoded by the coding sequence GTGGCCACCACCGACGTGCAGAACCCGCCCTCCCCCACCACGACGCCCCTCCGGGTCGCCATCGCGGACGACCACCGGCTGATGCTGGACGGCATCAAGCGGGCGCTCGAGACCGCCCCCGACATCAAGGTCGTGGGCGAGGCGATGTCGGGCGAGGAGATGCTCAGCCTGGTGCCGCGCGTGCGGCCCGACGTGGTGATCCTCGACCTGCGCATGCCGAAGGGCGACGGGCTCACCACCCTGGCCGCGCTGCGCAAGGACTACCCGGACCTCAAGATCATCATCCTGTCGATGTTCGAGGACTCCGAGCACATCGACCAGGCGCTCCACCAGGGCGCCTCCGGGTACGTCGTCAAGTCGATCAACCCGCTCGACCTGCCCTCCACCGTGCGGCAGGTCGTCGAGGGCACCGTCTACCACCCGCGCGGCCGCGCCGGCGAGAGCGGCTCCGCCCCGGCGGCCAGCGCCGGGCACCCCGGCGGCCTGACCGACCGCGAGCTCTCGATCCTCCGCCTGGTCGCGGAGGGCCTGTCGAACCTCGACATCGCGAGCAAGCTCTACGTCACCGAGCAGACGGTGAAGTTCCACCTCTCGAACATCTACCGCAAGCTGGGCGTGGGGAACCGCACCGAGGCGACCCGCTACGCCTACCGCAACGGCATGATCGAGTAG